The following nucleotide sequence is from Mangifera indica cultivar Alphonso chromosome 17, CATAS_Mindica_2.1, whole genome shotgun sequence.
gtgaaatataatgttattataatttcatattattaaattatttaatattgtgatttcatattgttagattatttaatattgtaatttcatgttgttatattatttaatattgttataatattgtattgatggttaaaaatatgaaaattcaattttagataaaaatcagATGAAAAACAGGTTGGCAGAAAGCCAAGGGTTGCCGTCAACACATGTGCTTGCTTCAATTATTTTGCAGAGTTGAAAAATCATCctacttcaatttttttcatattacaaAGATTATTTCCCTTATTGGAAGGATAATGAAAACGAGAGAGAATTTCTCTGCATAGGTAATGTCAATGTgggtattttgaaaaaaaagattactgttataatatttttgttaagcAAATGAGTTAtgcgatatatatatatatatatatatatatatatctatatatatatatatatatatatatatatatatatatagagtttaaaaaaaagctaaaatattcaatatcccataaaaaaaaaaatctatacaatataatattcttGCTCTTTCACTTAAGGGAAATAAATAATGGgtgaaatttttaactttttaaaatatagatattaaaaatttatcaaagtttAAGATATaggatttataattttataatttatttcatcaaaccttcgggtgagaaatagtcattccacaattcttttattcttttcttttcttttttttttttttttataatgataattaatatataattgatttaataagtCATTTCATGGACAGTTACATTTTGGCTTTTTTATAAGAGTTGGGCAACAACTAAAATGAAATTCAGCTATCTATATACATTTAATCAGAAAGATGGGAAGTTACCATCAGCCCAATCAGAATCCATCACATTAATTGGACGGTTAAGAAAATTGTCATGGCACcataaatttctcaataaaattCAGAGTGCATTTGGTGTCAAAACTGAGGAGTTGGAGCTGATTTAGCAGTCGCCATCGCCATCGCCATTTCAGGTTTTACAGGGAGACTGAACTGAGAAGACCTGATTTGTGGATTTTTGACTTGGTAAGAATAAGGCTCAATCACTTTTCACCCCCTAATCTCTTGAAAAAGACCATTATCCCCCTTGATTTAGAAACACCTATGTTACCCCCAAAGTTATCATATTTCCACATTCCATTTATAcccttatattttatttttatttttggtaacaAAAAACCTTACTTGAGTCAAAAACCCCAAGTCTAATAATATGTCACTCATTTGCTATTTAAGAGtaagtatatttttaaattaatttatttatttatgtaaaataaaaattaacaaaaaaagaaaataattaaatgtaaagaaaaaaatattccttaaaattcatccaaaatcataaatttatgaaagattgataaaaattaattttgaaaacaagtGGTATAACTGTAATTTTTGTGATCAAATAGAAAATGAGACAGGTATGGACTCTTGTCGTGACATTTAGGCGTTCCCGAAATCAAGGGtaagaaaattttttcacaATAGACTGGGGTTCAACATGTAATTCAGCCTAAGAAAGGACAAATTGGGAGGGGAGGGGCCCATTTCCAAATGGTAGTTTTGAGATTCTCTCCCTTGATCAATGACAAGGAAAAATGTGCATTGAATTTGCCAATTCTCAATTGAGTACGAATAATCAGTTACCAGGTGGCTACAATCAatgcacaaaaataaataaaaaataaaaaataaataaaagacttACCCCCACTCTAAGGGTAGGGTaggtgaaatctcaaacttaccataattaatttttaaatttaaaaatttattattaaaaataaaaatattatttaattaaaaatatttaaaaaattaagaatttttcatatttttctattaaattaaaaaactaaaaatttttttcttttaaaactaaaaaaaaatattttttttagtttttatttattattattttcaacgATCGTTGTCATTTTTTATCGTGTTCTCTCTCCCTTCGATGTCTATTCACTTGACTTTGGTTGTCtatgttatttttgtcttatttttgtataataacttaatttatctaatataattatattaaaccaTTATAAttagaaagacaaaaaattaatcGGGGGTTCCCTTGGGCTTTTAGGTTTAAATTGTACATTGAATTAAATGGGTCCAAGACTACGTGGCATGaccattatatatattaaaataataaaattatgtgtatttattttagatatttatattattaaataatttaataattttaaattaaaaataaaataatatctaattatataataatttatatatttatttacgtatttaaaaatagaaaacatagCATTGCTCGTATTAAAAATGTGTTGTGTTGGCTCTGTTTCACGCTTGGTAAAATTAATCAGACGACCTACCGACCTCTGtccttttaaaatttgaacaacatttatatatctTAGAATTTCAACTATTATTTAATCCCAAATTgtatcattttctctctctctctctctctctctctctctattcaAGGTTGGTCGTTTTCACAGCCAAGTTTTGGAAGATTCCTCCCTCCCACTTCCCAAATACATTGCTTTTAATTCTCTATTTGAAAAGGAAAGTTGCATGAATGGTACTAGCAATTGCGGTGCATGAATCCCCAAGGGGGTAACTTAGTGTCAATAAAGAGGGATCCTATATGTAAACGTACATGTTAAAGTTATTtttgataacattttaaaatcaaacttttatttgattCAGTAATTATAAGGTTGgttattaaatttgaagttaacctatttaatgtgattgatttgatattaaaaaaatagtctAATTCAGAAAAATTTCTTATTACAAAAAAAGATACAATATATCAATGGTATTAGCAATTGTGTGGTGATTGTGAATCATGCAggtcaattttttaaacctgATTTCATCACTAATTGATTCTACGtatattttaacacaaaaccataaacaagatttatccaaaatgtaaatatttctcaaaatttcaaaaccGAAAAACCCAATTCTAAAACACCCAGAATCTACACTAAAAAGTATTAAATGGGAGGAATGATTTACCAATTTTTGGTGACATTTTCATCGTCGAAAAACTACTCAATGGCCAATGAAAATGAACGAAAATCGGTACAGGGTTTCCTATAAACATGAGGGGTGGGAATGCAATTTGGCAAACCTAGAAATGAATTTAAGAATCTTTTATATGCATGAGTATTTTCGTCATTATGCAAATTGttggttatatttatttaatattaaaaaattgattaattgcgtttagtttaagttaatcgtgattaattgaattaatttccaTAAAATAAATGGCTATGAAATGGGAACAGATGGCCTGTGGTCAAATGAATCTGTGGAAGAGCAGATTCATTCAGGACTActtgttgttttgttttgttttgttttgttaagcCACTCCATTACATTCCTGGAAGAAAACACATGTAAAataatgcatagattcatgcTGTTCACATTCAGTCAACTCTGAGGCTTCCTGGAATATTCATTGTATAGTTTTAAGAATGGTCATTGTGCATGTATCTACCAGAACACCAATGGTCATTTGGGATTGAGATGTATGATGATgcagaaattttcttttttggaagGCTTGACAGATTCAAATACAAAAATCCTGAGAATGAGATGTTTCTGGAAAGTTGAGAATGAAATTAAAGTTGAACAAGTAATGAGTTGGAAAGTAAAATTACAAGATTGGCATCATGTGTTGGGGGAGGTGGAGATGATGTGGCTGGGCCTCCTtaacatcaaataattaattatgatattattttttgtttacgTGTAGACAAGATAGTGAGTCATATTGGGTCATATTTTACATGATTTATCGTACCtataaatcatatcaaatcatAACTTATTAAATGATAGACCTTGTAAATTGTATTAATCTATAGTATAACAATGCTCGAGACACAATACAAAATCTTTAGATGTGTTTTCatagatttttttaacaaatcaacttaccattatatatttttgctaattttttattgtttttcataaattatatcaaactgATTTACAAGCAAAACCACAAAACCCACGAACATAATACAATTAGTTATTTCATGGTTCATACCTTTGTAGGCTGTGCCAAAATTGTGAGAGGCAAGTCGTGTTGTGGGTTGGCCCAAAACTTTTTACATGCCTAACCTAAGCGCATCAAATTTATCAGAAAAAACATAGGCCATCTAATTCcaatgtgtgttttttttttcatgtgtgcATCAAATTTATCAGAGATAAAGGCCATTTACTGCCAGTCCatttttttcatcctctttCTTTGTCtaaggttttttgtttttggtctAACCCAATGGCTTCTTGTTTTACTAGACACTGGGCTTGATGAGCTTCCTCCTCGGTTTGTTTCATTAGCCCATATCTGTACTTAATTAGTGAAATATTGGAAtagagttaataaaattatataattatatacaactaattttaaatactcaattaaatacttagataatatattattatataattaaataattctaaaTAAAGGATCAGGGTGTTGCAACTTAGAAAAGTGCTCCTTGGAATTCTTTCAGATAGAAAAGGGGAGTGTTCCATGGCTACGTGCATGTAAGTTGTAAGAAAGCGATAAACTAGAGAAAATAGAGGCCAACATAGCCATAATAAAGTGCTACAGAAGAGCAAGAAAACCTGTTGATCAAATTGTTCTTCCATTTCCCCAAAATCATTTACAGAATCCACTTAAGCATACAGAGATGTAGGGAGCTTCACATATGATAAAGTGAACCATTTTTGCATTTCAATTACTCAATCATACAATCCTTCCTGCTCCCATACATCCACCAGAAAATCAACCATTTCCTGTAATTAAAATTCCAATTAgcaaatagaaagaaaaataaataaataaatagataaaaagtaTGCAGTTTTTGTAGTATGCATTATCAAATCTGATGACTGGCCCCTTGTGGCAAATGTGGTTTGGTTTATCTCTCCCTTCCTCAAGGAAGAGATATTGAGTTCCTCCTGAGGGTAGAAGTATATTTGGGAGAGGATATCATCTTCCTATTGTGAAGCCTAGcgctagaaaaataaaagtaaaatgatcTTCTCAGATGACTTACGCTGAGAGGGATGGGCCCGGGAAAAGGATTTTTGGTTCCAAGTAAACTTTCATATGTGGCAGGCCAACTGCATAAACAAAAAGTGAAATATTCAAgaaatctaaaagaaaattgaagtaCAAGGACATTGCATACCGGGAAGTGAAGACATTCAATTATGAAAACCTACATTATCATTTTTCTGCCAACATgcttatttacaaattatacTTATAGCTAGATATGCTCATTTGAAAAGTGCTCCTATTCACCACTGGTCACTGCCAATTTGTTTGTTAGAAAAACAGTATACACGAGGACTAGCTACGTCAAAACaggaaagaaattttttttttttggaagaaaGTCAGTAGGCAATGACATTTTATTGGCTGGAAGTCGAAGCTTTAGAATTAAAGTTTTTGAATGACATGTAATAAGAGTAGTTAAAGACCTTGATTTAGGTTCCCAACTATGTTGAGTTTCATTCTTTGGCTTGCTATTTCCAATCCATTGACATCTTACTTGATTCCACAGAAGAAGACCTGCAATTAACAATGTTatcaatatcaaatgaattgaTCTAACACATGGAATAGGAAGTGCCACGATCAACCACAGTTAATAACACTTTTGTGAGTGTAATTGACATTAAACAGCTGTAAACTAATTGACCACTAAAACCAAGTCAACTGATGAACAACACCTAATATGCACACAATATTCATAAAAGTTTTCTCCAGCAAAAATTCAAAGTACAACCCATATTTACCAGAAATTgataagaaaactaaaattaaatattgttgaAACTTTCCATGATTAACAAATTCAGAATGGCTGCTTGTGCCATTATTTCCACTGCAGTGATTGAGGGTCTGATTTATGCTGATAGATGAAATGCTTCTCTGGGATTGAACTGCACTGTTTTCCAAATCACATGTGCTTGAGCTCCAAAAATCATCTGATATGGTAGGTTTCTTCACAGTCCGCCCTTGAATTTTCAATCCCTTTGATGGCTCATCCACAGCGATAATTGGGGTGGACTTACTGCAGCACCCAAAGCAACCACTGCACTGTTGCAAGCCAGGTTAAAccatatatgaatatataaaacactgTGACAGAAAGTTCAAAAAGAATTGAGTGAGATTGGATTAAAGAGTTaacatttcaaaaaaaaaaaaagtgatggttatcaacatttttccttttcatacatttttgctctgaagaaaaaaagaaagaataggcCCTTAAACTCTATAGTGCCACCAATTCATCAGAGATATCAAAAAAGAATTTACTAACATATAATCAAAACGAGAAAACTAcatctaaataaaattaacGGTGCAGTTTCAGAAATATTCAGCAGAAGAAACAATATATTGTTTGAGGCGCAAAAGggaaagtttaaaattttggttcagAGTTGGCCCAGTACGACATTGTTAAATTTAGGGGTTGATGAATTGAAGCTTCGATAGAGAAGTAGAGGTGCACAGGAATTACTCAAGAAAATATCAACCAATGTCACAGAAAAGTATTTCATTGTTTAAACAACAAGCGGAAAATGTTCAAAACTATTCATGGAAGCCTAAGTTTTTATTTAACCAGTTAACTATTACTGTTCTGTTCAGttaacaagaaaaggaaaacaaggCTTGATCTGAACCATAACTCTCTACTCTTTTCCCCTTTTTGGAAATGAACTTTGATCTAGAACAGGTCATATCATGCAGACGGCTTAACTTGTAAAATCAAGCTGCTAAAAGTACAACTCTGCATATTCTTTTCCTAGTAAGAATTAGATTGGAAGAAAAACAGTGCACTAACTTCATTGTATAAGGTTGATCCCTGATGAAACTACTACTTAGAAACATAGATGTGATTAATCTGCTTGTTCCACTTGGGAGGCTGAGACATCCATATTCTCCAACGATCTCAGCATAAGATTAAACTGCCTGACGGTACAGGATAATCCATCTGACCATGATGGATGGATATTAGATATAAAATGATTAGAACATATCAGGCAGATTTACAATCTTTCACAGAGATTCTTAGTTTCGAAGAAATCCCTCTAGAGTCCACATAATATATTACAGTACTTCAAAAAGGGCCTATCAAGAAGCAACCTTAACCTAGATTCTAAAAAATTCTCCAAT
It contains:
- the LOC123200034 gene encoding uncharacterized protein LOC123200034 isoform X2, which translates into the protein MVMINTYITDWIGQFLACMGGCFGCCSKSTPIIAVDEPSKGLKIQGRTVKKPTISDDFWSSSTCDLENSAVQSQRSISSISINQTLNHCSGNNGTSSHSEFVNHGLLLWNQVRCQWIGNSKPKNETQHSWEPKSSWPATYESLLGTKNPFPGPIPLSEMVDFLVDVWEQEGLYD
- the LOC123200034 gene encoding uncharacterized protein LOC123200034 isoform X1 — encoded protein: MVMINTYITDWIGQFLACMGGCFGCCSKSTPIIAVDEPSKGLKIQGRTVKKPTISDDFWSSSTCDLENSAVQSQRSISSISINQTLNHCSGNNGTSSHSEFVNHGKFQQYLILVFLSISGLLLWNQVRCQWIGNSKPKNETQHSWEPKSSWPATYESLLGTKNPFPGPIPLSEMVDFLVDVWEQEGLYD